Part of the Aquificaceae bacterium genome is shown below.
ATTCTAAGCATAAGGAAAACAAACTCAGCCACGGACTTATGGTGCTTATAAATCCAGAGATAGTTCAAAGGGAGGGAGAACTAATTATCAGAGAAGGCTGTCTTAGTGTTCCAGACTATACAGGTAATGTGAAAAGAAACTACTGGATAAGGGTAAAAGCCTTTGACAGGAAGGGAAATCTCTTAGAGTTTGAGACGGAAGGCTTTGAAGCGGTGGTTATTCAACATGAAATAGACCATCTTGATGGTAAGGTTTTTATTGAAAGGCTTGTCTCTCCCAAAGACCTATTTAGAAGGAAGGTCTATAAGTAATCGCTAACCTTTTCAAACTTGACAAGGGTCATAATCTATTCTATAATGTTAATTATAACGCTAAATTGGAGGTGAATTCATGAGAATGAAACATCTAATATTAACTGCATTTGTCGGGCTTATGCCTCTTGTAGGTATGCCTTCATGGGCTCACGAGGGACACATGCATCAACATCAAGCTCAGGCTCAGGATAACATAACCGTGGTAGTTAACTTATCAAGGGACAAGGAATCCTCTGCGGTTGTGGCTATAAGGTTTGCCATTTTGTCTCTTGAAAGGGGTAATCCAACGGTAATTTGGCTTAACTCTGAGGGTGTAAGGCTTGCAGACGCAAAGGCAAAATCTTCTGAGGCAAGCAAGGCACTACAAGAGTTTATCTCAAAGGGTGGAAAGGTTTACGTGTGTCCACGCTGTGCCAATATGTTTGGGGTCAAGGAGCTTGTAAAGGGTGCAGAATTTGGCAAGCCTGACATGGTTTTTAGGCTACTCTCTGAGGAAAGAGTGAGAATTATATCTTGGTAAGGGGGTAAGACATGAAGAAGGCACTTCTTTTAGGAGCGGTTCTTAGCTTTCCAGCCTTCGCACAGGAGGTGTTGCTAAAGGAGGTTGAAGTAAAGGGCAAAAGGGAGACCTTTAGAGACAGCCTTGAAATAAGAGAGGTGCGAGAATCCTTCGCAAAGGATGTGGGTGAGGCTCTGACAAGAATTGAAGGTGTTCATAAAATTAGGAAGGCTGGCATTGCCAACGATGTGGTTATAAGGGCTTTTCAAAGACATAACATAAACGTGCTTATTGACGACACCGAGGTTCACGCTGCGTGTCCCAATAGGATGGACCCGCCTGCCTTCCATGTGGACTTTTCTGAAGTGGAGAGGATAGATGTAGTAAAGGGACCCTTTGATATAAGACATCAAGGTTCACTGGGTGGTCTTGTAAACATAATTACCAAAAAGCCAGAGCAGGGCTTTAGGCTAAGGCTTAATGTCACCGTTGGCTCTTTTGACTATAGAAACTTTTCACCTGTTATTTCCTACAGGGATGAGAGGTTCTACGGACTTGTGGGATACTCCTACAGATATTCAAAGCCTTACAAGGATGGGGATGGCAAGAGAATAACAGAGGTATATCCTCCTAATAATCCTTCCGGCTACAAACCTAACAAGAGAAACTCCAAAGCCTTTGAGATAAACACTTACTGGACTAAGTTTGGAATTTCTCCTACAAAGGGGCATGAGTTAGAATTTGCCTATACTCGTCAAGAAGCCAAGCATGTGCTATATCCTGCCCTTCTCATGGACGCTATAAGAGATGACACGGACAGGTTTAATCTAACATACAAAATAGAAAAACCCTTTGACCTCATAAAGGACCTTAAATTCCAACTCTACCACACTAAAGTAGAACACGATATGACAGACCAGTATAGGTTAAGGTCCAGCAACAATCCCATTCAAGGAAAGCCCTATCACATGAGAACCTACGCTGAAACTAAGAATACTGGCTTTAGAGTGGAAGGCAATTTGGAAAGCCTTCTGTTAGGTTTTGAGTATTACAAGTGGAACTGGGATGCTCGCAACGAAAGAAGAGGCTACAGAATGGGAACGCCCATACCCATGATACCCGACGTGGATACTACCAACTTTGGTGTCTTTGGTGAATACAGGACGAGACTTGGAGATATGGCAAGGCTTGTAGTAGGACTAAGAGTGGATAGCACCAAAACAGAGGCAAGTGATTTACCTATAGCTTACCCGGCAAGTGGAGATGGAAGAGTGTCGGACCTTTACTTTACCTATCATGGAACGAGGAAAACCTCTAAAAGGGATACATACCCTTCTGGAAACGTGCAACTCTTTTATAACCTCTCTAAGGAGCTTGAGCTGTTTGCCGGACTTGGATATGCGGTAAGAGTGCCAGACCCTCAAGAGAGATATATCGCATTCCCAATGCCTATAATGGGTGGTCAGTGCAGAAATCCAGACAATATACCAAACTTCTGTGGATGGGTGGGTAATCCCAATCTAAAACCCTCCAAAAACCTTGAGCTTGACTTGGGTTTAAAGTATCAAGATAGCAAGACTCTAACTCGCTTTGTTGCCTTCGTGAGCTCTGTAAAGGACTATATAACCTTAGGAAGGAAGGTGGTGGAAAATCAGACACCCTTTGTCCAAGGTGCACCTACAAATGCCACAGCACAAACTTATGTAAACACAGATGCCACCTTCTGGGGCTTTGAATTTAGCTCTACCTATAACATATGGAACAACCTTTTCCTCTTTGGTGGTGCGAGCTACACAAGAGGCACAAAGGATAGAAAACCTCAGTTTGGTATAACCGACAGGGATGTGGCGGAAGTGCCACCTCTAAGAGGTAGGCTTGGTCTTAGATACGATACAGGCATGTGGTTTGTAGAAGGTGAAACCGTAGCAACCTCAACTCAAAACAAAGTGGACTCAGACCTAAGAGAGCAAAAAACCTCTGGCTGGGCTATAGTTAATCTAAAGGCGGGAGTAAATTACAAAAACTTGACCCTTAATGCAGGTGTGGATAACGTGTTTGATAAAAAATACTTTGAACACCTGTCTTATACGAGAAGTCCTTTCAGAGCCGGTGTTAGAGTGCCAGAGCCCGGAAGAAGCTTTTATGTAAGTGCATCCTATCAGTTTTAAGCCCAGCATGGCTATGCGGTAGGCTCTTCCCATCTGGGGGAGCCCTCCTTTTTAATAAAATGTAAAAATCTCCATACAAAATGCAGGGACAAGGTGGGAAGATAAAATACATGAGAGCCTTTATAGTAGAAGACGAACCCTTGGCAGTCCAAAGACTAAAGAGGATGTTAAGTCAAGATGGCAGGCTTGAGGTAGTTGGAGAAGCAGGCACATACGAAGAAGCCCTAAAGCTCATAGAGGAAAAAAAGCCAGAGGTCTTGTTTCTTGACATAAGGCTTCCCGATGGCACTGGTATAGACCTTGCAAAAGAAGTCCTTTCCATGGGTCTAAAGCCTTACATAATCTTTACCACTGCATATGGTGAGTATGCCCTTGAAGCCTTTAGAGTATCTGCGGTAGATTACCTTTTAAAGCCCTACTCTCAGGAAGATTTAGCCAAAGCTATAGATAAGGTGCTGGAAAAGAAAAGCAACTATCAGCAAGTTTCTAATCTTATAAGAGCGGAGCGTCCTATAATACCTGCGAGAATTGGGAATAAGGTTCTCTTTCTAAGTCCAGAGGACATATACTACGTTCAGGCAGAGATGGGAGAGGTAAGCGTAAGAACAAAGGAAGGGCTTTTACCACTTAGCAAAAAGCTATACGAGATAGAGGATATGCTTAGACCATACAACTTCTTTAGGGTCCATAGGTCTTACCTTGTTAACCTAAGCAAGGTAAAGGAGCTAAAGAGTGTGGAGCAAAGTAAATATGTGATAGTTTTCAAAGATATAAACGAAACTCTAAAAACAAGCAGAGAGGGTGCAAAGGCACTAAGGGACTATCTAAATATTTAGCTTTCCTTTTGTGGAACTTCCAATATTTTAAAGAGAACCAATCTTATCTCTCTTATGTCCTCTTTTAACTCTGCCTCCGCATGACTTATTCTTCTGTTAGTTTCCATAATCTCAGCCTTAAGTTCTTGACGCGTGAGGTCTACTTTTGCATCTACCTTTTGTATTTCCTCTCTAAGCTTGTTTATTTCCTCCTTTAGTTCTTGCTTTATCGTATCAACTTTCACATCCACTTTATGTATCTCTTCTTTTAGTTCTTGTTTATAAGCATCAACCTTCGCATCTACCTTATCAACCTTTGCGTCTACTTTACGTATTTCCTCCTTTAGTTCCTGTTTAGAAGTTTCCACTTTTACATCTACTTTTGCATCTACTCTATCTATCTTCTCCTCAAGCCTGTTTATCTCTTCCATAAGCTCCTGCTTTACCGTGTCAACCTTCGCATCTACCTTATCAACCTTTGCATCTACCTTTCGTATTTCCTCTTTTAATTCCTGTTTAGAAGTTTCCACTTTTACATCTACCTTTGCATCTACTCTATCTATTTTCTCCTCAAGTCTGTTTATCTCTTCCATAAGCTCCTGCCTATAGGTATCTGTCTTTTTATCCACTCTTTGAATGTCAGCTTGGAGTGCATCCAGTCTCTTATCTATATGCATCATCAAAAACACACCAACTCCAACCACCGCACCTATAATCGTTATAGTGCTTATGATAAGTTCCACGGCGTGTATAAATATAGGCTTGTAGTTTATACAGTCAAGAAAGGGCTTTGTATAGCTCTTTTGCGATGCTTATCCTTTGGTAATAATTTACAATGGGTTTGTGGTAGGGTAGTGCATACCTTATAGGGTCATGTAGCTTTTCGCAGGGTATGTCTGAAAGCTCTGGAATATACCTTTTTATATATTCACACTGTGGGTCATACCTTTGGGCTTGAAGTATGGGGTTGAAAAGCCTAAAGGGTTTGGGGTCTGCACCCACAGAGGCGGTCCACTGCCAATTTCCTATGTTTACCACCTCATCGTAGTCCAAAAGGTGTTCCTTGAAAAACTCCTCTCCTATCCTCCAGTCTATAAGCAAAACCTTTGTGAGGAAGCTACCTACTATCATCCTCATCCTGTTGTGAAGCCATTTTTCTTCTTTAAGCTGTCTTATGCCTGCATCTACTATGGGATAGCCAGTGCGTGCCTCAAAGAAAGCCTGTATGTATTCTTGCCTGTTTTCCCATCTTATGTTTCTTCTCTTTTCCTGAAACTCAAGGTCTTTGGTCTGTGGAAAATTGTAAGCTATGTGATACCAAAACTCTCTCCATGCCAACTCCTTTATAAACTGCTCGCTCCTACCCTGTGCGGTCTTAAAGATACTTCTCAAGGATAGCACTCCAAATCTTATGCAAGGAGAAAGTCTTGAAGAACCATCTACAGCTGGATAGTTTCTAAGCTCTTCGTATCTTTCAAAGGGAAAGCTCCTTAACCTCTCAAAACAGTCCTCTGGATGAAAGGGTTCTGGACTATCAAAGTCTATGTTTAAGTCCTTTAAGGTGGGCAATGGTAGGTCTGGCACTTTAAAGTCTTGTGGGTCTTCTTCCGTAAGTTCTACTCTTTTTATCCATTCTGTGTAAAAGGGCGTATACACCTTTTTTTGAGGTATGGATTCTGGTCTCACAAGAAAGTTTTCAAAAACTTCCACATATTCCACACCGTAGGCTTGGCAAATACTTTTTATGACCTTGTTCCTTTCTCTTCCACTCCAGCTGTAAGACGTTGTAGTGTATAGATGGGTTGGCTTAGCGGTTTTAAACACTTCCTTTAAGACTTCTTCCGTGCTACCTTGCATACAGTAAACCTTTATCTGTGAGGACAATAGGGCTAAGGCTTTGTATAAGTAGCCAAGCCTTTTTTTGTCAACCTTTAAGTCTCTGATTATGTCCTTGTCAAAGATAAAGACGGGAACAATCTCCTTGTGTCTCTTTGACACATAGGCAAGTCCTCTGTTATCCTTTACTCTTAGGTCTCTTTTGAACAAATACACCGCTCTCATGGTTTGGCTACCGCAAGGTAGATAACTATTAGGGATATGGCTATAAGTGGCAGGGCTACTATGTATGTAAACAGGTCGTAGTTTTTATAGGCTTTTGGCTTTTCCTTTGAACGAGGTATGTAGAAGTTAACAAACCAAAAGTTTATGACCTCAAGGGGTAGTATGATACCCAAAACAAGAGGTAGCTTGTAGTTTAGCCAGTTTATGTCAAACTTATACTTGAGAAGGTGAAGCATATAAAAACCCATTACTATAGCTAACACAAAGCCTGCTATTTCAAGGTTGGTCATCCAACGGTAAAAGTTCCTAAGTAGGTCTTGATTGCAACCTGTGGGTCTTTTCATAGAATACAGCATAAAAAGTCCAAGAGAGGAGGATGCTCCTGCCCAGATAAAAATGCCAATTAAGTGGATAAACTTTGCGGTCGTGTATTCCATGACCGTAGGTATTTTACAGCCCTTTTTATGTATGGATATATCCTTTTACCTATAAATGGTATCCTTTTAAGCCTCACTATGTCCCTTTTGGAAGCTCTGGAAAGCAATATAATGGCAAGAAGATACAAGGGAACAGTGGGTAAAAGTGGCAAAAAGATGCCAAGAGTGCCGAGCCCAAAAAAGAAAAAGCCAGAAAGCCTATATATGCTCTTCATCAGTTATAAAATATAGGCTTTTGCTTTCGTGTTTTTTGAAAAGTAGGCTTTACCCATGTGGAGAGGATACCTTACCTTCTCTGGTTTTAGCTTACCCTTTTTGTAGTGTATTATTTCCACCCTGCCTATTAACAGGCTATGGTCTGGAAGCTCAATGAGCCTTTCTTGCTTGCACTCATACACAAGAAGGGATTGCTCCACCATGTAGGCATTAACCCTCAAGGCTTTGAGAGGTTTTATTTCCTTGAATAGTTTCCATTTATCTGTTTGGTCTCCGTGATATTTTCCTGCGATAAGGATGTCCTCAAGGTAGGTTTCAGGGAGGAAGTTGACAGTGAAGTCTATTCCCTCTAAGACCAGCTTGTGGCTGTAGTTTTCCCTTGCTATGGCTACCGCATACATAAAGGGTGCTTTGTTTGTGGGCATGTGCCAAGCTACTGCCAGTGGATTTTCTCCCACACAAAGGAGTGCCACTGGCCTTGGCACATAACCCAAAAAGTAGGCATCTTCAAGGGTTTTGAAAGTTTCCTGAGGGGCGGGGAGGACCCCTTCAGGAGGAGGCAAGGCATGGGCATGGTGGACCTTTCTCATGCGGTCCATCTGCCAAGCAAAAAGACCAGAGTTATACCCACTATGTGGACAATCCACCATCCTATCCTCATGAACCTAAAAGCCTCTGGTAGTTGCATGGCACACACCTCCTTTTGGTTTTTACCTAAGGATAAGCATAGGTCTTGCAGAGTCCCTTTGGTATGGGACAAAGCTACCCTTTAAGGTTTGATTTTTACCTCTCATCAAGCTCTATTCTAAAGACCGTCAAGCCCTCAGAGGACTTATAGCTTAGCTTTCCATTACAGAGTTCAAGTCTTTTTCTCAGATTAGAAAGACCTGTGCCTTCCCTTATTTCCTCAAAACCTACGCCGTTGTCTATCACCTCTATTATCGCCTTGCCTCCCTCTCTGTAAGCTCTTATTTGCACCTTTCCTCTTCTTAGCTTTAGACCATGCTTTAGTGCGTTTTCTACAAGAACCTGCAGGGAAAACTTAGGCACTTTCAAAGACAAAAGACTCTCATCCAGCTCTGTTTCAAGCTCTATTTTACCTACAAACCTAAGGCTTATGACCTTCCAGTAGTCTTTTAGGAGGTTTATCTCCTCCTGCAAGGTTATAAGAGGTTCAAAGTAGAGGCTTTTTCTAAGGAGGCTTGCCAAGGCTAATATGGCTTCTTCCGCTTTGCGAGGGTCTTGATAGACAAGCTCCGCCAATGCGTTCAACGTATTAAACATAAAGTGAGGGCTTATCTGACTTTCTAAGTTTCTTATGTGCTCCTCAAGGAGTAACCTTTTGTTTTCTTCTTCTCTTCTTTGCAAAGAAACAAGCTTGTAGAGAAGATAGCCAAGGGATGCGGTCATAATTCCTAAGAAAAAAGAAAGACTAAGGGCTTTGCTCATGGGAAGATGCAAGTCCACTATTCTAAAAGCTTCATTGGTAAGGTAGCCACCTATTGCACCGAAAAAGCCAGAAAGTAAGGCAAGCAAAAGGCTAAAGGGTGTTCTTAAAAACTCTGGCAGTTTTTTTACAATCCAGCGGTTGTTTATCTCTGTGGTTATAAGGGAGAGGATAAATATGTAGCCTGAGGTAAGTAGTCCAAGAAAAGCCATTGGCATTAGGTTTTGACCGTGCAAAGATGCCACAAAGCCTGATATGGAAAAGCCAAGAAGGAAAGCGAGTAAGAGTATGTATAACCACTCCCTTAGGCGAATCCTTAGCATATTTGAAAGTCCCTTTCTATAAGTTTTAGCAGGTTTATGACGCCCATGCTAACGCCGGGCCAACCTTGACCCGGAAAGACCGTATCTCCCACAAGATAGACACCCTCCACAGGCGTAAGTGGTGAGGGATAGGAAAAGGGAAAGTTTTCCTTTATAACGGGTATACCACCCACGGAACCCCTGTATCTTCCCGTGTATCTCTCAAAGGTTTTTGGAGTGCCAGCAAAGACTTGAAGTTTTTTCAAAGCTCTTAGCTCTGGCAGATGCTTATAGATTAGCTCAAGACAATACTCGGTAGCCCTTTCCTTTCTTTCCTCGTATTCTTCCTTTGAAAGTCCCTCCCATAGCTCAAGCCTTGTGTGGGTAGATATGGTAATACTGCGTGTTTTTTCCTTGCTAAGCACTGGGTCATCTTCCTCTGAGATAGAAAAAAACAGAGACCTACTGCCCGTGTAGGGTATAGGCTCTCTCAGAAGTATAAAATGGTGGTGAGAAAAGTCCTTTGGAAGCTCTCCTTCTACCGTCATGTATATGGTAAAAGCACCCCATAGCTTGGAGTATCGCCTTTTTGCCCTTTCGGAAAAATCCCTAAGCTCTTCTATAAGGTCTCCAGCCTTCCACAGGGTAGTGTTTAGAATAACTCTTTTTGCCTCGTATTGCCCCTTGTTGGTCTCTATAAGGAAACCCCAAGGCTTTTTCCTTATGGCCTTTACCCTCGTTTTCATACTTACGTGTTTTACCCTCTTGGCAAAGGTGTCAAGAAGTTTCCCCATACCACCTATCACATAATAGTTTGTTAGGTTTGGATAGGTAAGTCCCAAAGAGGCTACAGAGAAAGGCACCTCTTCCAAAAAGCCCTGCGCAGTAATTAGAGTGTGATGTGTAAGAAAAAGCTCATAGTCCGAGTTAAAGTCTCCAAGGTATATCTTTGCGACCCTTTTGGCACTGAAAAAATTACACAAAAGGGTAGAAAGAAAGCTAATAGGATGCTTTGAAAGGTTTCTAAAAGGCAAGGTTAAGCTGGGATAAGGCAGGCTATCGCACCACATACTCCATATGGCGTCGCTTACTTCGTATACCCTCTTCCAAAAGGCTCTGTGGTTAAGTTCTGGAAAGGCTTTTGATATCTCCTCAAGGGCAATCTCTCTATTTTTCCACCTTCTTATAGTCTTATCCCCCAGATATATTACCATGGCAGGGTCTATAGGCTTTATGGGAAGCTCTAAACCCACATACTTTGCTATTTTCCCCACAGGAAGCTCTTCTTCCGCACCCACAAAGGTAGCAGCACCCACATTGTAGTAAAAACCCTTCCTCTGAAAAGTCCCCGCACAACCCCCAAGATAGTCAAGAGATTCAAAAAGAATAACGTCCTTTCCCATATGAGAGAGAAGTGAGGAAGCCAAAACACCACCTATACCGCCACCAACTACTGCGTAGTCAAACATAAATATAAATATTCTGAGATAAAGGTATTAGATTGAAGCGTATGCTATAGAGGTTTAAAAGCCCTTTCTTTCAGTTAACGACCTTATCCCCCTAAGCCCTATGTCCCTTCTGTAATGCATGCCCTCAAAGTGTATCTTGCCTACCGCCTTGTAAGCCCTTTCCCTTGCTTCCTGTAAGTCCCTTCCCCAAGCACACACATTCAAAACCCTTCCACCCCTTGTGTATATCTTGCCATTCCTTTCCTCCGTTCCAGCATGGAAAAGCACTATATCCTCTAATTTTTCCACCTCCTCAAGCCCTAAAATCTCCTTGCCATCCTCTGGCTTTTCTGGATAGCCCTTGCTTGCAAGGACTACGCATAGGGTATGCCTTGGGTCTATATCAAGGCTTACATCCTTGCCTTCATAAAAATCAAGCAGGGTTTGGAGGAAGTCTCCCCTTAGCCTCATAAGAAGTGGCTGAGCTTCTGGGTCTCCAAGCCTTACGTTAAACTCTAACACCTTTGGTCCTCTATGGGTAAGCATAAGACCCACATACAGAAAGCCCCTGTAGTATATGCCCTCTCTCTTTAGACCTTCTATTACCCTTTCTACTATCTGCTCCCTTATGGCTTTCTCTGTATCTTCGTCCACAAAGGGATTGGGTGAGTATGCTCCCATGCCACCCGTGTTTGGACCCATATCACCGTCAAGAAGTCTTTTGTGGTCTTGAGAGGTAGGCAGGGGTAGGTATTTGTCTCCATTGAGAAGCACTATGTAAGAGGCTTCCTCACCTTCAAGGTATTCTTCTATAACCACCCTTGACCCCGCTTCGCCAAGACTTTTTCTTACCATTAGCCTTTCTATGGCTTGCATAGCTTCTTCTTGGCTCTTGCAAACCACCACCCCCTTGCCACTTGCAAGCCCATCCGCCTTTATAACCACAGGAACACCAAAATCCTTTACAAAATTCCTCGCCTTTTGTGGGTCTTCAAATACATGAAACTCTGCGGTGGGTATACCATACCTTTGCATAAACTCCTTAGCAAAGACCTTACTCCCCTCAAGCATAGAAGCCTTCTGAGAGGGTCCAAAGACCCTTAGACCCCTCCTTTCAAACTCGTCCACAAGACCAGCACACAAGGGTGCTTCTGGTCCAACCACCGTAAAGTCAATACCTTCCCTTTGGGCAAAGTCCGCAAGGGTTTTTATGTCTGTAGGTTCTATGGGTATGTTTTTGGCTATCCTTGAAGTGCCAGCATTTCCCTTAGCACAGTAAAGGGCTTTTATCAAAGGACTTTGAGACAGCTTCCATACTATGGCGTGTTCTCTGCCACCATTACCGACCACTAAAACCTTCACAATTCAATTATACCAAAACTCTCTCCTTTGCTATTCTAAGAAAGTTTTCAAGAAGTTTCATACCCTCTTCTGAAAGAACAGATTCTGGATGAAACTGGACACCAAAGAGAGGATACTCCACATGTTGAATACCCATTATTTCATCATCTTCAGACCATGCGGTTATCTTTAAAACCTCTGGCAGAGTGCTCCTGTCTATGACAAGGGAGTGATATCTTACCGCAGTAAAAGGGTTCTTGAGACCTTCAAAGATGCCCTCGCCTGTGTGTGTTATCTGAGATGTTTTGCCATGCATAAGCCTTTTTGCCCTCACTATCTTTGCCCCAAAGGCATAACCTATAGACTGATGACCCAAGCAAACACCCAGTATGGGTATTTCCCTGTAAAACTCCCTTATCACATCCACAGATATGCCTGCTTCCTTTGGAGTGCAAGGTCCAGGAGATATCACAATGGCATCTGGCTTTGCCCTTCTTATGTCCTCAAGGCTTATCTCGTCGTTTCTTCTTACAGCCACATCCGCAGAAAGCATCTGCAAATATTGAACCAAGTTGTAGGTAAAGGAGTCATAGTTGTCTATCATAAGGACTCGCATGAGGATTAAAATATAAAC
Proteins encoded:
- the def gene encoding peptide deformylase translates to MRKLPIITYPDERLKVPSLEVVSFDKELDSFIEDLIYTMKTSPGCVGIASPQVGVHKRIIVVDTSNSKHKENKLSHGLMVLINPEIVQREGELIIREGCLSVPDYTGNVKRNYWIRVKAFDRKGNLLEFETEGFEAVVIQHEIDHLDGKVFIERLVSPKDLFRRKVYK
- a CDS encoding DsrE family protein, with product MKHLILTAFVGLMPLVGMPSWAHEGHMHQHQAQAQDNITVVVNLSRDKESSAVVAIRFAILSLERGNPTVIWLNSEGVRLADAKAKSSEASKALQEFISKGGKVYVCPRCANMFGVKELVKGAEFGKPDMVFRLLSEERVRIISW
- a CDS encoding TonB-dependent receptor codes for the protein MKKALLLGAVLSFPAFAQEVLLKEVEVKGKRETFRDSLEIREVRESFAKDVGEALTRIEGVHKIRKAGIANDVVIRAFQRHNINVLIDDTEVHAACPNRMDPPAFHVDFSEVERIDVVKGPFDIRHQGSLGGLVNIITKKPEQGFRLRLNVTVGSFDYRNFSPVISYRDERFYGLVGYSYRYSKPYKDGDGKRITEVYPPNNPSGYKPNKRNSKAFEINTYWTKFGISPTKGHELEFAYTRQEAKHVLYPALLMDAIRDDTDRFNLTYKIEKPFDLIKDLKFQLYHTKVEHDMTDQYRLRSSNNPIQGKPYHMRTYAETKNTGFRVEGNLESLLLGFEYYKWNWDARNERRGYRMGTPIPMIPDVDTTNFGVFGEYRTRLGDMARLVVGLRVDSTKTEASDLPIAYPASGDGRVSDLYFTYHGTRKTSKRDTYPSGNVQLFYNLSKELELFAGLGYAVRVPDPQERYIAFPMPIMGGQCRNPDNIPNFCGWVGNPNLKPSKNLELDLGLKYQDSKTLTRFVAFVSSVKDYITLGRKVVENQTPFVQGAPTNATAQTYVNTDATFWGFEFSSTYNIWNNLFLFGGASYTRGTKDRKPQFGITDRDVAEVPPLRGRLGLRYDTGMWFVEGETVATSTQNKVDSDLREQKTSGWAIVNLKAGVNYKNLTLNAGVDNVFDKKYFEHLSYTRSPFRAGVRVPEPGRSFYVSASYQF
- a CDS encoding LytTR family DNA-binding domain-containing protein, with translation MQGQGGKIKYMRAFIVEDEPLAVQRLKRMLSQDGRLEVVGEAGTYEEALKLIEEKKPEVLFLDIRLPDGTGIDLAKEVLSMGLKPYIIFTTAYGEYALEAFRVSAVDYLLKPYSQEDLAKAIDKVLEKKSNYQQVSNLIRAERPIIPARIGNKVLFLSPEDIYYVQAEMGEVSVRTKEGLLPLSKKLYEIEDMLRPYNFFRVHRSYLVNLSKVKELKSVEQSKYVIVFKDINETLKTSREGAKALRDYLNI
- a CDS encoding deoxyribodipyrimidine photo-lyase — translated: MRAVYLFKRDLRVKDNRGLAYVSKRHKEIVPVFIFDKDIIRDLKVDKKRLGYLYKALALLSSQIKVYCMQGSTEEVLKEVFKTAKPTHLYTTTSYSWSGRERNKVIKSICQAYGVEYVEVFENFLVRPESIPQKKVYTPFYTEWIKRVELTEEDPQDFKVPDLPLPTLKDLNIDFDSPEPFHPEDCFERLRSFPFERYEELRNYPAVDGSSRLSPCIRFGVLSLRSIFKTAQGRSEQFIKELAWREFWYHIAYNFPQTKDLEFQEKRRNIRWENRQEYIQAFFEARTGYPIVDAGIRQLKEEKWLHNRMRMIVGSFLTKVLLIDWRIGEEFFKEHLLDYDEVVNIGNWQWTASVGADPKPFRLFNPILQAQRYDPQCEYIKRYIPELSDIPCEKLHDPIRYALPYHKPIVNYYQRISIAKELYKALS
- a CDS encoding DUF454 family protein codes for the protein MKSIYRLSGFFFFGLGTLGIFLPLLPTVPLYLLAIILLSRASKRDIVRLKRIPFIGKRIYPYIKRAVKYLRSWNTRPQSLST
- a CDS encoding flavin reductase family protein codes for the protein MRKVHHAHALPPPEGVLPAPQETFKTLEDAYFLGYVPRPVALLCVGENPLAVAWHMPTNKAPFMYAVAIARENYSHKLVLEGIDFTVNFLPETYLEDILIAGKYHGDQTDKWKLFKEIKPLKALRVNAYMVEQSLLVYECKQERLIELPDHSLLIGRVEIIHYKKGKLKPEKVRYPLHMGKAYFSKNTKAKAYIL
- a CDS encoding histidine kinase, producing MLRIRLREWLYILLLAFLLGFSISGFVASLHGQNLMPMAFLGLLTSGYIFILSLITTEINNRWIVKKLPEFLRTPFSLLLALLSGFFGAIGGYLTNEAFRIVDLHLPMSKALSLSFFLGIMTASLGYLLYKLVSLQRREEENKRLLLEEHIRNLESQISPHFMFNTLNALAELVYQDPRKAEEAILALASLLRKSLYFEPLITLQEEINLLKDYWKVISLRFVGKIELETELDESLLSLKVPKFSLQVLVENALKHGLKLRRGKVQIRAYREGGKAIIEVIDNGVGFEEIREGTGLSNLRKRLELCNGKLSYKSSEGLTVFRIELDER
- a CDS encoding NAD(P)/FAD-dependent oxidoreductase; this encodes MFDYAVVGGGIGGVLASSLLSHMGKDVILFESLDYLGGCAGTFQRKGFYYNVGAATFVGAEEELPVGKIAKYVGLELPIKPIDPAMVIYLGDKTIRRWKNREIALEEISKAFPELNHRAFWKRVYEVSDAIWSMWCDSLPYPSLTLPFRNLSKHPISFLSTLLCNFFSAKRVAKIYLGDFNSDYELFLTHHTLITAQGFLEEVPFSVASLGLTYPNLTNYYVIGGMGKLLDTFAKRVKHVSMKTRVKAIRKKPWGFLIETNKGQYEAKRVILNTTLWKAGDLIEELRDFSERAKRRYSKLWGAFTIYMTVEGELPKDFSHHHFILLREPIPYTGSRSLFFSISEEDDPVLSKEKTRSITISTHTRLELWEGLSKEEYEERKERATEYCLELIYKHLPELRALKKLQVFAGTPKTFERYTGRYRGSVGGIPVIKENFPFSYPSPLTPVEGVYLVGDTVFPGQGWPGVSMGVINLLKLIERDFQIC
- the purD gene encoding phosphoribosylamine--glycine ligase, producing MKVLVVGNGGREHAIVWKLSQSPLIKALYCAKGNAGTSRIAKNIPIEPTDIKTLADFAQREGIDFTVVGPEAPLCAGLVDEFERRGLRVFGPSQKASMLEGSKVFAKEFMQRYGIPTAEFHVFEDPQKARNFVKDFGVPVVIKADGLASGKGVVVCKSQEEAMQAIERLMVRKSLGEAGSRVVIEEYLEGEEASYIVLLNGDKYLPLPTSQDHKRLLDGDMGPNTGGMGAYSPNPFVDEDTEKAIREQIVERVIEGLKREGIYYRGFLYVGLMLTHRGPKVLEFNVRLGDPEAQPLLMRLRGDFLQTLLDFYEGKDVSLDIDPRHTLCVVLASKGYPEKPEDGKEILGLEEVEKLEDIVLFHAGTEERNGKIYTRGGRVLNVCAWGRDLQEARERAYKAVGKIHFEGMHYRRDIGLRGIRSLTERKGF
- a CDS encoding aminodeoxychorismate/anthranilate synthase component II; its protein translation is MRVLMIDNYDSFTYNLVQYLQMLSADVAVRRNDEISLEDIRRAKPDAIVISPGPCTPKEAGISVDVIREFYREIPILGVCLGHQSIGYAFGAKIVRAKRLMHGKTSQITHTGEGIFEGLKNPFTAVRYHSLVIDRSTLPEVLKITAWSEDDEIMGIQHVEYPLFGVQFHPESVLSEEGMKLLENFLRIAKERVLV